The region CGTGTCACAAAGGGCAGATAAGCTCCTTTTAGTCCTCGTTTCACCCGCCCCGGAGTTCCCTCAAAGATCACAAACAGGGGATAAGTACTGTCTGAGCCTTCACTCATAATATGACGATGCCGCAGTGGCATATCCCATTCGTAACCGCGGCTCAAGTGAACTTGAGTCTGTCGCCATCGACTCAGTAAGTCTGAAAAATCTTCTTGAGGACGATGGATATAAATGAAAATCTCAACGCCAGTCTTAATCTTCCACTCCGGATCGCACATCAGGATAGAAATGTCACAAGGCAAACAGATCGATTCAGCACCAGCACCCACACTAGAACCCACAGAGGTTGTTCCACGTAACCTGACAATTGGGAATGGAATCGCAATCACGCTCTCATCAGGACGACGCATGCTGGGAATCATCTCCAGATACGGACGATATTGCCTGAGTAAGGCGATCGCATCAAGAGAG is a window of Leptolyngbyaceae cyanobacterium JSC-12 DNA encoding:
- a CDS encoding hypothetical protein (IMG reference gene:2510095873), yielding MSIQKAQYEEALAEYSNSLDAIALLRQYRPYLEMIPSMRRPDESVIAIPFPIVRLRGTTSVGSSVGAGAESICLPCDISILMCDPEWKIKTGVEIFIYIHRPQEDFSDLLSRWRQTQVHLSRGYEWDMPLRHRHIMSEGSDSTYPLFVIFEGTPGRVKRGLKGAYLPFVTRRSPESMTEENAVSSEIELLWSDDREDTLQ